A window from Scyliorhinus canicula chromosome 19, sScyCan1.1, whole genome shotgun sequence encodes these proteins:
- the LOC119953994 gene encoding interferon alpha-F-like encodes MSLASIWRFGTVLFLLSGTLSLGCERLQLQQVLNTEALSKLNEMGGRFPRQCVRERFALTTKPLNLVKLSEGLQTQDRIQIVHQTLRHISKIYSMNLGSVTWDRNKVENLRLLLDRQLSELEECVRKQGSEARLRKNSTIQKYFRKLRKFLKQKTFSNCAWEIIRAETRARLQQLLYLMAQVRRRN; translated from the exons ATGTCTCTGGCCAGTATTTGGAGGTTTGGGACGGTGTTGTTCCTCTTGTCCGGGACCCTCAGTCTGGGCTGTGAGAGGCTGCAGTTACAGCAAGTTCTCAACACAGAGGCACTCAGCAAACTGAATGAAATG GGCGGTCGCTTCCCTCGGCAATGTGTCAGGGAGAGGTTTGCGCTGACAACCAAGCCCTTGAATCTGGTGAAACTGTCTGAGGGTTTGCAG ACACAGGACAGGATCCAGATTGTCCATCAGACCCTGCGTCACATCAGCAAGATCTACAGCATGAACCTGGGTTCAGTCACCTGGGACCGGAACAAGGTGGAAAACCTCCGCCTTCTCCTAGACCGACAGCTCAGTGAGCTGGAAGAATGTGTCAGGAAACAGGGCTCAGAGGCCAGACTGAGGAAAAACTCCACCATTCAAAAATACTTCAGGAAACTGAGGAAGTTTCTCAAACAGAAG ACATTCAGCAACTGTGCTTGGGAAATAATCCGCGCGGAGACCAGGGCCCGTTTACAACAGCTCCTCTACTTAATGGCACAAGTCCGCAGAAGAAATTGA